The following proteins are co-located in the Candidatus Izemoplasmatales bacterium genome:
- a CDS encoding KH domain-containing protein yields MAINFEKLISDLVTPLVVHPEDLVVKKFAEDDESVTIQVLVNQDDLGRVIGKGGKIANAIRTIAYAAASRLGKKINIDIDAF; encoded by the coding sequence AAAACTGATATCGGACCTCGTGACGCCGCTGGTCGTGCATCCCGAGGATCTGGTCGTGAAGAAGTTCGCCGAGGACGACGAATCGGTCACGATCCAGGTACTCGTCAACCAGGACGACCTGGGCCGCGTGATCGGCAAGGGCGGGAAGATCGCGAACGCGATCCGCACGATCGCCTACGCGGCCGCCTCGCGTCTCGGCAAGAAGATCAACATCGACATCGACGCTTTCTAG